CAGGCCCGCCCCTGTCGGCACGGTCGAGGCGAGGTGCACGTCCGCGCCCGTCACCGCGTGCCCCGCCTCGCGCAGCGCCCACACCACGCCCGCCGGGTAGGCGGCCCAGCTGGCGTTGGTCAGCGGCGCCAGCTCGTCGACATGCAGTTCGACGACCGGGCCCTCGATGTCGGCGGAGTGCAGCCGCAGCACCCCGTCCGTGCGCCGCGACACCGCCGCCACCGCTGTGTGCGGCAGGGCGAGCGGCATCACGAACCCCTCGTTGAAGTCCGTGTACTCGCCGATCAGGTTGACCCGCCCCGGCGCCGCCCAGACGCCTTCCGGTGCGGCCCCGTACAGCTCCTCGAACCCCTCGCGAACGCCCACCGAATTACCTACCGCTCCTTGTTCTGAGCGAACGCCCACGCGTCCGCGACGATCCCCGCGAGATCCGCGCGGGACGGGTTCCAGCCGAGCCGCTCGCGCGCGGTCGCCGCCGAGGCGACGAGCACGGCCGGGTCCCCGCCCCGGCGCGGGGCCATGACCTCGGGGATCGGGTGCCCCGTGACCTGGCGGACGGTCTCGATGACCTCGCGGACGGAGAAACCGTTGCCGTTGCCGAGATTGCAGATGAGGTGCTCACCGGCGGTGGCCGCCTCGACCGCCAGCAGGTGCGCCTCCGCCAGGTCCGCCACGTGGATGTAGTCGCGGACGCAGGTGCCGTCCGGCGTTGGGTAGTCGTCGCCGAAGACGGAGATCGCCTCCCGCCGCCCCTGCGCGACCTGGAGGACGAGCGGGATGAGGTGCGACTCGGGGTCGTGGCGCTCGCCCTGCGCCCCGTAGGCGCCGGCCACGTTGAAGTAGCGCAGCGACACCGCGCCCAGTCCGTGGGCCGCCGCCTCGCCGGTGATCATGTGGTCGACGGCGAGCTTGGAGGCGCCGTAGGGGCTGGTGGGCCTCGTCGGCGCGGACTCGACGATCGGGGTCCGCTCCGGCTCGCCGTACGTGGCGGCCGTGGAGGAGAAGACCAGCTTGCGCACGCCCGCCTCGCGCATCGCCGCGAGCAGTGCCATGGTGCCGCCGACGTTGTTGTCCCAGTACTTCTCGGGCTTCACGACGGACTCGCCGACCTGCGAGAACGCGGCGAAGTGCAGCACGGCGTCGTACGAGGAGTCCAGCCACTTACCGGCGTCGCGGATGTCGCCCTCGATGAAGGCAGCCCCCGCCGGGACGGCCTCGCGGAAGCCCGTCGACAGGTTGTCGAGGACCGTCACCTCGTGACCGGCCTCGATCAGATGCTGCGCGACCACGCTGCCGACATAGCCCGCGCCACCCGTGACCAGGTACTTCCCACTCATGAACTCGCTACCTCTCGCAATCGCTGGGCCGCGGCTTCCGGCGGCACGTCGTTGATGAACACGCTCATGCCGGACTCGGAACCCGCGAGGAACTTCAGCTTGCCGGAAGTGCGGCGAATGGTGAAAAGCTCGAGGTGAAGCGCGAAGTCGTCCCTGTTCACACCCTCGAACTCCGCCAGCGCGCCGAACGGCGCCTGGTGCCAGGCGGCGATGTACGGCGTCGGAGGCTCCCCTTCACCGAAGATCCGGTCGAAGCGCCTCAAGAGTTCCAGATAGACCTGGGGGAACTCTGTGCGCGCCTCTTCGTCGAGCCCGAGCAGGTCGGGCACGCGCCGCTTGGGGTAGAGGTGGACCTCGTAGGGCCAGTGCGCGGCGTACGGCACGAAGGCGACCCATCGCTCGGTCTCCAGGACGATCCGGTCGCCCTCGGCGAGTTCGCGTGCGACGACGTCGTCGAAGAGGTTCTGGCCGCCGGTGGCCTCCTTGTGCGCGGCCAGCGAGCGCAGCATCAGGGCCGTACGCGGGGTGGTGAACGGGTAGCCGTAGATCTGCCCGTGCGGATGGCCGAGGGTGAC
This portion of the Streptomyces mirabilis genome encodes:
- the galE gene encoding UDP-glucose 4-epimerase GalE; its protein translation is MSGKYLVTGGAGYVGSVVAQHLIEAGHEVTVLDNLSTGFREAVPAGAAFIEGDIRDAGKWLDSSYDAVLHFAAFSQVGESVVKPEKYWDNNVGGTMALLAAMREAGVRKLVFSSTAATYGEPERTPIVESAPTRPTSPYGASKLAVDHMITGEAAAHGLGAVSLRYFNVAGAYGAQGERHDPESHLIPLVLQVAQGRREAISVFGDDYPTPDGTCVRDYIHVADLAEAHLLAVEAATAGEHLICNLGNGNGFSVREVIETVRQVTGHPIPEVMAPRRGGDPAVLVASAATARERLGWNPSRADLAGIVADAWAFAQNKER
- the galT gene encoding galactose-1-phosphate uridylyltransferase, with amino-acid sequence MKKTSTRLADGRELIYYDSRDDTVRDAVDRRPLEPTVTSSQVRRDPLLGDSVAIASHRQGRTYHPPANECPLCPSQGDRLSEVPDSSYDVVVFENRFPSLAGDSGRCEVVCFTSDHDSSFADLTEEQAGLVLEAWTDRTAELSHLSSVEQVFCFENRGEEIGVTLGHPHGQIYGYPFTTPRTALMLRSLAAHKEATGGQNLFDDVVARELAEGDRIVLETERWVAFVPYAAHWPYEVHLYPKRRVPDLLGLDEEARTEFPQVYLELLRRFDRIFGEGEPPTPYIAAWHQAPFGALAEFEGVNRDDFALHLELFTIRRTSGKLKFLAGSESGMSVFINDVPPEAAAQRLREVASS